The Spinacia oleracea cultivar Varoflay chromosome 2, BTI_SOV_V1, whole genome shotgun sequence DNA segment CTTTGGcttgtttttttttccagagCTCTTTGGATGATAATCATAATTCAGATAGACTTCTTTCAAGCCTCTGATTGTTACAGGCTTTTCATGGAAGCTCTCACTATGTTGGATTCCTTTACCATTGCATCCGTGCAGCAAATTTCTAGTTTCTttgttaagattttttttttctcatgtTCTTTGGACAGTGACACTTTCAACTATGAGAAAACAATTCCCATGATTCAGCCTGTGATCTCTTGGTGTTCGATGGTGTTTGGGATTTTGGCAGATTTTAGGTTTGTTCGATAGTGCAAGTTTGATCCTCAACAGTCTATACTCTATCCTCATAAGTTGTCTAGAGTCATAGTTGAAATTAACTATTAACTTCAGACGATCTTAAAGCTTCTAAGAAACACCGTCAGGCCTGACAGGAAGAACTTGCCTAATACTCGTATTAGGCAGATGTTAAGCACAACAGTAAGACAGTTTGTAAGGAGAAAATCTTAGGTAAGTCTATCTCAGGGACTCAGGGTACTTGAGATGTAAAGAAAAGATAAAAAGTTCCCCCATCTCACATTTACTTAGTACGGGAATATATAGCTAAAAATCCAACAGCAGGAATAAACAACATTAGTACGGGACTCTATAGCTAAAAATCCAACAGCAGGAATAAACAACATTAGTACGGGACTATATAGCTAAAAATCCAACAGCAGGAATAAACAACAAATGAAATATAGCAGAAAAGTTAAAACTTTGTGCATGGAAACAACTCTCAAACACATGAACATAAGTGTTACCTGAAGCCTTGAAGCATTGTACATGGGAATTGTGAAATTCATACTAACAGGTCCAGCTTCCTTTGTTAGATTCCCTGAAGTGAAAAGAAGGCAACTCATGATATTAGCAAACATAAGATGCATATTAGAGGACATAAGACCATTCAAAGTCAAAGAGAGCAACTAAAAGAGAAATTTTCCTACCGTGTGTTTCCTGTGAAAATGTCAGTTTCGCACGTAATGTATGTTCAGCTCCACCAACAATCTGTTGACATTATTTGATTAGCAACTGGCCAAAGGTTTAAATAGACGTTCTAAACATTGCAACTTTCCATTTGCTACAGTTCAGTAGTCCATAAATATCTGGACAAGGAATTAAGGGCTTAAGGCAATAACTTCACCTTTTTCAGACTCCATTCCAATCTTTTGTTAGCTTCCTTGAAATCAGCCAACTGTCCAACCGCACCGGGTTCCACATCAAAACTGACTCTGAAAAGTTGTCAAATCACCAAACAGTCAGGTAGAGCCTtacataaaaaaagaaaaaagaaaagaaaaaaaataatctaaTTTGGCCATTGTATGACATGCCACATTTTCGTAGTTAAGAAAACGAAGTATGCTTGTATAGTAAGTAGTAACTGAGCTTCAGAAATCGGGTCATTCCATAAATCAGAAACGAAAAAACACCATCTGAAATACTGCATTGTTCTGTGCTGGAGAAGATCAGAGCAAGAGTGCTACCTTGAGGTGTAACTTGGCAGAGGCATTTGAACTAGAATAGTATTTGCAGTGGCACTAGACGGAAATTCAGCACGTATTTTGATAATTACTTCAGCCtgttcaacaacaacaaaaaaaaggcAAACTTTAACACCATACAGATATGAAGTAGATAATCACAAATAGATGTAAAAACAATCTTTCATCCATCAAAGGTAGAGGGCATCATAGTATACACTACTTTAAGGGTTATCATGTCAGGGGAGGGGAATATGATAGAATTTTTACACGTCAGAATAGTATACACTACCTTAAGGGCTCCAGCTTCTTCTATCAGAGCAGTAACACGGAAAGGGGGTTTGAACTCCTGTGTCATGCGATAATTCATAACTGAGAATTCACCGTCTGAAGGAACCTACAAAAAAGTAGAGCGGAATTGTATCCTGGTAAAAtgagaaacaaaaacaaaacaagttTTAGAAACAAAGCTGCATAAATCTTTCAAACTTCACTAACCAGACTTAATGTTCTGTCTAAATCAAAATTATCAAGGTGCACAGATTCGTGAAAGTTGCAGTCGTCAAGTATCACTGCACCAGAACCAACAGAACTACCATATCCTGTAAAATAAGAAAAGGGAGGGTTTTTAGCCTCTACTATTATGTGAGGTTAACCAACCACAAATTTCACCCTAAAAAAATCTTAGAGAAAGTAATAGATACCATATGCTGAACTTCCTCCTCTTCCAATCGTTACATCCTCATTTAAAGCTAATTTGATTTCAGGATTACCGGTAAGGTAACTTTTCATCTGAATTGTCCCGTCGATTTCTGAAGTTAGAATATATCCCTGCAAAACCAACATTGAAGTTAAACTCAAAAACAAGCAGGCCCAAAAAAACACTTAGACAGGTGAAAGCTTTCAACGACTGTATTTATTTTGATGGCCCAATGCCCCAACATATAAAATCCACTTTAGAAGGGGGAAAAGTTGATGGGAACAAAACCCAGAATGGGCTTGAGCATTTTGTTGTCTCTTCACTTTCCAAATTCAGATTGAGATAATCCCAATTTGAGACTAGCTACAGACCCGCAAACAAGCTAGCAGCTATCGGGTATCTTTTTAACTTCATTATCATGCCCCACACAACTCGGAAGAGTATTATTTAGCAGTGCCAAAAGGATGAAAGATTAAGTTGAAATTAGATTAAAAGGGTTAAATGCTTACACTGGAACTGAAAGTAACACTTATCTTCTCAATGATATCAACAAAAATTTCCTCTCTCTTCCTACCTCCAGGCTCATTTGCAACCACAGATTTCGTCACAGCAGTGCCAGGCATTCTTTTATTCCCTTGCTACAAACATCAAAACTTATGAGCCAAAACCAACAATAGGTGcattttcaatttttaaaatTCATTTTCAGAACACATGACCCTTTGATTTGCACCATACCATGAAAAGAGAAGCAGGACCAAGTGCAGGAACTCGTGCCGCGTCCACCACAATTGGTTCATTGAATATATAGGATTTCAATACTTCTGTTGATGTTGTTTGTACATAACCAAAATCCTATAAAGTGAGACGCAAATTAGATACATAGAAGCACATAGCTGGTAGCATAATTTCATGGAATCTGACCCAATATCTTTATAAATAGGATTCCATAGCTATTTCACTTTAAGTACATGCCAGAAGAATCAGAATCTCATTTACATCAGAAGGAAGATAAAAATAGATGTTATATTTTTGCATATTCAGACACAAACGTTTGGCAAAAGATTAAATAGCACATCACGAGGTTCGGTTAGGGTTGAAACAGGAAGTAGTGAGTACATCATAAAAAGTAAGTCTGGGATACTTACTATGACTTCATCGAGCAACTCGTAAACAAGTACAAAATTTCTTCTTAGAGATTCTTCACTTAGAATACCGAGGTAATCCTTAGTAACACGGGAAATACGTTGAAGGAGTTCCATTATAAGAGAAGGTGATACATTAGCTCTTGTGGTTGCCACAAATAGTAGTCCGACAATCTTCACGTGGAAATAATTCACTCCGTCTACATTCTGTTGATGGTATCGCATGATGAGATTAGATAATGACAAATACAAATAGCTCATTCAATGGTAGTCACACTTATTGAATCTCAACTAAAGGGCTATAAGCCATTAAAAGGAAGGGAAACAAAAAGAGGTATATTGAGGGTTTTTACAAAGAGAAGACTATAACAGTGTACTTTCACAGGTAAAATTTTCATTGTGAAATTGATATTAAAGGAAAGGACTATAATCCATTAAAAATTAAGCACAAGGACagtatgtttaatttaaataggGTTAAGAGTAAAAACAAATAGAAAAATATGGTCCACAATGGTCAATAAATATGACACTGGACTACTGGAGTCAAAACAATATCAATATTTGCAATGGCTTTGAGAAGCTTCTCAAAAATCATCACAACTCTCATATCCATGTTACTCTAACATTGATAAATACATTTGACATTTCATTTAGGACCAAAATCATGCATAGTCTTGGCACCTAGACATGTAAGTGGCGTAACCTTGTCCAACAATGGTATCAAGTCTGAGTAAAATAGTTCTCAACAGTGCAGTTTAAAAGGCTAACAAGCGTTGACTTTCAATTTCACTAGATGAATTGTCCTCTGCAAATTACTAATCTAAAACATTAGTAATTTCCTTATCCTCCACTACCATAACTCAATTCTTCTATATCGATTGACCTAAGCAGGAATGATAGAATGTATCCGATATAGGTGATTACCACCTCCCAAAAACTTGACCTAAATAACTGTAAAATCTAACTTATCACGGGTTCACCAAAACACTCACAAACCTTGAAGGCTTTAATATACATATGGTAGCATAAAGTTGAGCGCACTTTAAGCAGTGCACGCTAGCCTGTGTGTGATTCCATTATAATGGCACAAAGGGACAAGAATTCAAACATTAAAAAGACTGTATATAGCTCGGATGAAGGAGTGTAGGTGTATCTGAAAATAAATATCCCCAGATCAAACAAAGGATAAAAGATTCACCGGATAACATTCTCAGTGAGAACAAGTTTGCAGCGAAAGGAATGGGGCTGAATTAGATAGCATCTGATTCGAAAGACTGGAACCCAATAGGTACAAAGTCTGACTTTGTACCTATTGGGTTCCAGTCTTTCGAATCAGAGACTGAAGAGCAGAGCGCTGAACTGATTTATGGCTGGTAACATATTCCTGCTATTCTTAACTCAATCAGTCTGACTATGCATTTCATATGGAAGTTTGTAGCAAAATCCATCGTTCTTTTAATTCATCGTTTGAATTGGTGCATTATTATGTGAAACCATCATGCTGAGATTTCTGTTCTTGGTTTATTGTCACTTATTAACACTTGGATGAGTATTTGGTGGACTGGTGGGTTGGGTGATGAAATGACCCAACTACCCAAGATTGCTAGAGGGGACTTTAAAATCGTGTTATCTCTTAATGATCAAGGGTGCTAAAAATTTTGAATATAAGAAAGACAGATTTTCACAACTTAAGAAACAACTGTTTGAATGAAATAAGAACCAAGTACAGTTTCATCTATGCTCGAATAAAAATGGGTGGGAATGTCCTACTTATGGTAATAGGGAATGTGGGGTGGATGGAGTATGGAGGGCATAGACTGATTTTTTTACTTCTGAATCTGATTTGTTCCTGTCTTGAGTTAATTGTGTGAAGAAACATGCACAAGGTAAAAGGCCATTTAGATTTAACAATGTGATGGGGACACGCCCTAATTTATCTCCACATTGTTGTAAATGTATTAATACGGGCATACAGCAGTTATAGAGGTCTAAAACAGAATGATTGTTGTGTCTTGTGTGGAAGAAATTAAAGATGATAAAGAAGGCCAATGGGAGTAATAAACAGTTAGAAGTGGGTCACAAGCAGAAAGGCAAAGGAAGCTAAAAAGTTTCAAGCTGACTTGAATAATAGATACTTGCTGGAGAACGCATTCCCTCTGGAAAAAGTGGCACAGGGGAAGAATTAATGGCTAAAATTTTGTCAATAGAGGTTGGAAAAATGCTGATGTTCCCATATGTTTCTGTGTATGAGTGCACACTCACACACACATAGTTTGAAGTTATCATAGAGAAATCATGACGAATCTGTATCTAAGAATACAGACGATGTCCTCACTAAAACTTGACACCCTCTATATGATGCAATGCAGTTATTCACAATGTCCATTGGGGAGcgggaagggggggggggggtagggAAAGGAATACCTACAAAGACAGGTGGTGCTTCCTCTTCTCCATCTTCCTTCCAAAATTTAACCTTACGGAAGAAGATCTCAGTACTTCCCTTTTGCACATCCCCACGATCTGTGGTAACATACACatgaaaaaacataaataagtaTCAATAAAACCTGTCAAGCAAAGGTTTTTCCACATGCCACCAATGTCGCACAATAACAGTATTTGTTACAAGTAAGCAAAGTTAATCTTATCTAGGATGAAAAAAACAATTATTAGTCTTTCTGTCCCAAAAGAACATCCCTATTAATCATTTTGCCGATTTGGTCTGCGATCTGCCTTCTTCCTGCACGCCCTGCTCTTCCTACTTTTTCTCTGCCCATCCCATCAAGCCCATTTtactattttttcctttttatgcACTTCAAAAAGTTCCACATCTCACATGCAAATGCCCCACTCCTTCGTGATGATCCCCATAAGATTTTTTGAGGTGGAGCAAGTAATAATATTTCAGGGGGAGAAAATCAACGAGAAGACAAGAGTTCTccaaaataaagtaaatggaACACATAAAGTACACAAATCTCGTCATACATCTCTTAAACCTGATCCAGGAAACTCCTATAGAAGAACACCACAAAGAAGCATAAATAGGAATCTAACCCAACAAGATCTGCCCAGGACACCCAATTATTTCTTCCCCCCACCACACCAAGGGGATGGCCAAACATGCTGACACAGTTTCTTTACCCTTGTGACTCCCCAATTAATCCAATAAGCCAGCAAATATTCCACAAGTTTAAGAAAGGATGCCCAACTGATTCTCGTAATGCCAAACAGCCTATTCCACAAGAAACTCGTCCCCTGCAAGACACTGAACCTACATTATACGAGAAAGACACTTATTGGGTCTTCATTTctctgaatttctgaaagtgTCGAGCCTATCTAATTTATAATATAAAGTCCACATAAAAGCCTTGATTGTCTTAGAGAGCTCAGCGTTCCAAACAAATTACAGAGTGAAAAGGAGTAGCAAGAGACAAGGTCAATAGGAGTTTGTACAAGGAATTAAGTGGAAAGCTACCATAACGAGACACTCAGATGGAAGGTCAGAAAAGCTACGACAAACTGTTGTATCCTCTGACATTTGAAAGATACTCGATATACAAACTTATGCACTACAAATTTATATCCAGactgaggcaatggggtaatgataactGATAAATCAGAAGCCACATGCACTCAACCAAAGTATATTCATCTAATCATTGACAAATTAGCATCATAGAACCCAAGATCAAGCAAAGAAAAGCTTAAGCCGCTATTACATGGAGCACCTAACTGCAATAGCCATAGCTTCTGATTTATACTTTTCGAGCATGTATGGATCTTCATGCACATTGatgcaaagatcatgtccaaattactTGATTGcaattctttttttcttttcagaatTCATCAGTGTCAACAAAATTACACTGTTGGAGGATAAAAAAACAGAAAGCCCGTGGAGAAACTTGATTTCTAAAAACCTTGTGCCATTCGTCTCCAAGAAACGCATAACAAAATCACCAAAATTCTGACAGGCACCTTGGCTTATCTACTTCTGGAAAAACTGATCAACCGTGATTGTTCAACCCAAAAAAGCTCAACCATACCCGAACTGAACGTGAAACTAGATAACCCGATTAGGATCTAGTTTGTTTGGCGAGTGTTTATAGAAAGAATAAGAAAGCACTGAAAGAATATACCAACTGTAAACCAAAATCTTCATTGTGAAGAACCGGAAGATAAGGTgaattcatgaatatgcaagtATGCAACAGAGTAATCAATGCACATCCATTACCAACCATCAACTTTGATATTCGAGCATGAAGAGCTGTGAAAAGATTTCCAACTTTCAGCCTTACACTTGATCAAGAAAACGAAGAAACTTGTGGTGGGAGTATTACCATCCTAACAAATAGTTATCAAGCCCAGGTGCAGAGCGCATGCCCTACCATAACACTATCCATAAAGAGAGCATGTTTCTTAGTTAATATATCTCCTTATGCAATTCAATGAGAAAATAGGTTGAGTTTGCTATCAAGGTCCTTAAATTGCGTTGATgtgaccatattcttgtctaggtATACACTCTCTCCATCCCAGTAATATAGGAGAGAAAGATTTCAATGGAAAAACTAGGCAACAAATAAAAGAGCAAAATTATCCCAAGTCACACAATGCACCAGCATTTACACAACAATGAATAAACCAGCAAACTTACTGGTTGGTAAGAGCAAAAGCCTAACTGTCACACCATCTACTCTCAGACTGTTGCAAACAAAACCTTACATTTGCCACAAACTTAAGCCAAATCCTGTTTTTCCAGATCACTGAATAATTCATGAAAGAATATCAATAAAACTTCAACAAGAAAGGTGTATTGAGCATCATTGACCAACCAAATCACTAGGGGGAACGAACTGAAAGGGAGAACTTATGTTTCCACAAACTTAACCCATATGATTGTTTGCAAAGAGCCTGTTTTCCTTGTAACCTTGATCAGAAGCTCAACTGACTACTTCACCATTCATAACCAACACTTTAATGTTCTCCATAGCACATTCAGTATTTAACAAAATCCAAACAATTCACTCGCAAAATACTTTTTACTAGCGGCACTTCTGACCTTCTATACAATCATCTGAAATCACATTCTTGTATCGTACTATAGTCAATAATCGATGATAGGGAAGTTGCTGACAACATCACATTGAAATCAATTTCGTATAACCACTTTACTTATCTACTGAACAACAAAACGATCAACTACATTCGAGCAATTCATCTCCATTAAACATCATTAATCAACGCAAATTACTTTAAACACAGTGCAGAAGTATAAAAACTCCATAGCACATTCAGTATTTAACAAAATCCAAACAATTCACTCGCGAAACACTCTTTACTAGTGGCACTTCTAACCTTCTATACAATCATCTGAAATCACCTTCTTGCATCGTACTATAGTCATTAGTTGATGATAAGGGAGCTGCTGACAGCATCACACAGAAATCTATTTCGTATAACCATTTAACTAATCTACTGAAAGACAGTGCAATCAACTACATTCGAGCAATTCATCTTCATCAAACATCACTGATCAACGCCAAGTTACCAGCTTAAACAGAATGCAGAAGTGTAAAAACTCCATATCACATTCAGTATTTGACAAAATCCAAACAATTCACTCGCGAAACACTTTTTACTAGCGGCGCTTCTAACCTTCTATACAATCATCTGAAATCACCTTCTTGCATCGTACTATAGTCATTGGTTGATGATAAGGAAGCAAATGAGGAAGCTACTGACAACATCACATTGAAATCTATTTCGTATAACCACTTAACTTATTTACTGaatgatagaaatttgaggatGCACGCGGAAGTTTTGATGGGCCTGGATAATCTAACAAAATTGCATTGTTATCATTGATTATATTAATAAgaattgtacaacaatatttgcTTTGGTAGAACACTTGTTTCTACCCCTCATATTTTGTGTGGGAGCTCTCTTAATTCGCTCATCCTAAACTTATGCAAATACAACTTATTTATAGTTGTTGTTTTATGGTATCTAGATTATTCTACTCCCCTCGtcatctagatttttctatTAGGATAATTCTAGACATTTTAGTTACTAGATTTTTCTGGATTATAATTTACAAttatatttcaagatttatCTACCCAATACATTTcactattatattttttttacaagtgtattatctagatttttctaaattaaaaaaaacgcaGAAGTGTAAAAACTACACAGCGCAATTGCAGAAATCAATATCAATTATAAATCACCAAAATTTCGAATTACACCAAGCAATCAACACTATTTGCATTCAAAAAATCCAGCAGAAATCGATTAGGTAAATAGAAATTGAGAATGATAAAAgcatacaaattccaattctaTCATCAAAGATCTTTGATTGAATCAATGGAAAATTTAAGTAATCGAATTGAATTGAGAGAGTAGTTGATAGATCTAGACGAAGAGAGAGAAACTTACAGTCTCGGAAGACGATGTTGTCGCCTCGCTGAGAGAGGACGAAGAACTGGGAGATCATTTTCGTCGCCCGAATCTCAACAACAATGTCGAACTGTGCTGTTTAAGACTGTAATTGAGTTCTGTAAGGTAAAGACTAATTGTAAGAAATTGAATTTGATTAGAGAAAAATATGTGAAACGAAAGTAATTTGATACTCCCTGAAATTTATTACTTTATCCTAATAATTTTTTCTTTAcaggaatttttaatttttttttacaaaaaaattatttctttttttaaaaagaaaaaaagggacGACGAAGaggaagtaaataaaaaaaataaaaaataagagtaatattttttgggttttggatcctctagagttttaaaatatgtcaaactctaccttgtagagtttgactatatcaaccattgaatgaaaaatcaatggttcatatactaccttgtagagttttattaaaaatcGAGAGGATCCGGACTTTAGATTTTGGTTTATTAAAATTGTTATTGCCTTTTATAatctttaacttttttttaatctaaAGTAACTCGAAATTGAATACTCACTAACGATTATGCCTATCATTTTATTATTAGTGATATTTAAGATCTTAAAAAATGATACTCCAGTACGCATCTTTGAAAAAACTACTCCGTGTATTTTTCATTCTTTGAAAAGATAATAGATAGTGGAATTGGAAACAAAGATATCGCCATGACATTGAATTTCTTACTCGGTAGTCCGTACCTCTTATCAATCATATACCATAATTTTAGAGTGCTTCATTGCttcatactccctccattcccttTTTAATTGCCGTTTTATCTAACTTTCCATATttctttttaattattgtttttggATTATCGATGTAACTAGGAGAAATGTTATTTCTAGGAGAATTTCAACTTGTACAAAGTATTAGAATTAATATCCTTAATGAATGATGTGAGGAATATAAGACAAACATGAGTCATCTAGTTTTTCTCTTACTAAATTACCACATCAATAAATAGCGACAATTATTTAGAAACAGATAGAGTATATCTACAACATGTTACGTACTGTAGTATGTTTTGATTCTTTTGAAACCCTTTTTGCTACATTAGAAGAAGTAAATGTAGCGGTTGGTTGTTTGGAATTGCACCCACTTTAAATTAAAGAGAGAAGTACAATCGTTGAACGATTTCCCTAAAAATAGCTAAAACAAAAACTAATTCCCAATTTGCATTGGTTTAAAAACTAATTCCCATAGTACCGTTCACGTAGGATTGGGTAAGAGCTTCgtgtaatttttaaaaaaaaaattaacataaaaCAGCTAAAGGTGTTAGCGGTTCTAATAAGGTGTTAACGGTTCATATATTAGAAACGCTAACACTAGTAGCGGTTTATTCTAAAGAACCGCTACCACTGTTAGCGGTTCATATTATTATGTCTTTGTGTTAGCGGTTTAACATAAAGAACGCTACCACTGTTAGTGGTTCTTTAGAATAAACCGCTAATGGTCTTAGCGGTTATAATATATGAACCGATAATACCGTTAGCGGTtttatgttgaatttttttaaaaaaaaatatacgaagCTCTTACCCGATCCTACGTAGACGGTACCATGGGAATTAGTTTTTAAACCAATGCAAAttggaaaatagttttcgaTTTAGCTATTTTCAGAGAAAGCGTTCTACAATCGTTACTCTGACATGAATTATTTCAACCATTAGAAAAATTCAAAGATTGTAAATTTGAACATATTAAGTTTTAGATG contains these protein-coding regions:
- the LOC110799691 gene encoding AP-4 complex subunit mu isoform X1 codes for the protein MISQFFVLSQRGDNIVFRDYRGDVQKGSTEIFFRKVKFWKEDGEEEAPPVFNVDGVNYFHVKIVGLLFVATTRANVSPSLIMELLQRISRVTKDYLGILSEESLRRNFVLVYELLDEVIDFGYVQTTSTEVLKSYIFNEPIVVDAARVPALGPASLFMQGNKRMPGTAVTKSVVANEPGGRKREEIFVDIIEKISVTFSSSGYILTSEIDGTIQMKSYLTGNPEIKLALNEDVTIGRGGSSAYGYGSSVGSGAVILDDCNFHESVHLDNFDLDRTLSLVPSDGEFSVMNYRMTQEFKPPFRVTALIEEAGALKAEVIIKIRAEFPSSATANTILVQMPLPSYTSRVSFDVEPGAVGQLADFKEANKRLEWSLKKIVGGAEHTLRAKLTFSQETHGNLTKEAGPVSMNFTIPMYNASRLQVKYLQIAKKSKTYNPYRWVRYVTQANSYVARM
- the LOC110799691 gene encoding AP-4 complex subunit mu isoform X2 — encoded protein: MELLQRISRVTKDYLGILSEESLRRNFVLVYELLDEVIDFGYVQTTSTEVLKSYIFNEPIVVDAARVPALGPASLFMQGNKRMPGTAVTKSVVANEPGGRKREEIFVDIIEKISVTFSSSGYILTSEIDGTIQMKSYLTGNPEIKLALNEDVTIGRGGSSAYGYGSSVGSGAVILDDCNFHESVHLDNFDLDRTLSLVPSDGEFSVMNYRMTQEFKPPFRVTALIEEAGALKAEVIIKIRAEFPSSATANTILVQMPLPSYTSRVSFDVEPGAVGQLADFKEANKRLEWSLKKIVGGAEHTLRAKLTFSQETHGNLTKEAGPVSMNFTIPMYNASRLQVKYLQIAKKSKTYNPYRWVRYVTQANSYVARM